The Branchiostoma floridae strain S238N-H82 chromosome 17, Bfl_VNyyK, whole genome shotgun sequence genome has a window encoding:
- the LOC118404372 gene encoding zinc finger protein 704-like produces LSADCNVCFVCFFYPQSSVKTLFKCTWPGCGKTLSTCSGIERHVRSAHLGPKDEGEDGDCSDHEEEFYYTEIEVSVDTVADTFANMCAASPPLRQLSPPPVHQVEMARPPHEDHMYFQLPPTGKVVQAVITSQGAAAPMTIPVPPASAFAWQQSNSLPSSPVLPMAPTPISPPFRQRSNSASARQQQHQAMSPKTAGSVPFPRKIRSEGKKCRKVYGMENRDLWCTQCRWKKACSRFLD; encoded by the exons TTGTCGGCTGATtgtaatgtttgctttgtttgttttttttatcctCAGAGCTCGGTGAAGACCCTGTTTAAGTGCACGTGGCCTGGATGTGGGAAGACCCTCAGCACGTGTTCCGGCATCGAGAGACATGTTCGCTCAGCACATCTGGG GCCCAAAGATGAGGGTGAGGATGGAGACTGCAGTGACCATGAAGAAGAGTTCTATTACACCGAGATCGAGGTCTCGGTCGACACGGTCGCGGACACTTTCGCCAACATGTGCGCGGCGTCCCCACCCCTCCGTCAGCTCTCCCCACCCCCCGTACACCAGGTGGAGATGGCTCGACCCCCCCACGAGGACCACATGTACTTCCAGCTCCCCCCCACCGGAAAAGTGGTACAGGCCGTTATTACTTCACAG GGTGCAGCTGCTCCGATGACCATTCCAGTCCCTCCGGCAAGCGCCTTCGCCTGGCAGCAGAGTAACTCCCTCCCCAGCTCTCCTGTACTGCCCATGGCTCCTACTCCC ATTTCTCCGCCATTCCGTCAGCGCTCCAACAGCGCGTCGGCCCGGCAGCAGCAGCACCAGGCCATGTCCCCGAAGACGGCCGGCAGCGTTCCGTTCCCGCGCAAGATCCGCAGCGAGGGCAAGAAGTGCCGCAAGGTCTACGGGATGGAGAACCGCGACCTCTGGTGCACCCAGTGCCGATGGAAGAAGGCTTGTTCGCGCTTCTTGGACTAG
- the LOC118404373 gene encoding epidermal retinol dehydrogenase 2-like, whose product MALLKDIIGVVLLFVASLVARLLSVVRLIFPPAKKSVSGEIALITGAGSGLGRGMALSFARLGATIVAWDINEEANEATVQMIRQEGGKAFGFVCDCSKRDDIYRVAQKVKSSVGHVTILINNAGIVTGRKFLDCPDDLIQKTMDINTNAHFWTTKAFLPHMVEQNHGHLVSIASAAGLAGTAGLADYCTSKFGAVGFADSIRVRLCLFVYLFVYFVCRWVSWNSRAG is encoded by the exons ATGGCATTGCTGAAGGACATTATCGGCGTGGTTCTGCTTTTCGTGGCGTCGCTAGTCGCCAGGTTGCTAAGCGTAGTTCGGCTGATTTTCCCGCCCGCCAAGAAGTCTGTCTCGGGCGAGATCGCGCTGATCACCGGGGCAGGTAGCGGGCTCGGCCGCGGCATGGCGCTCAGCTTCGCCCGCCTGGGGGCCACCATCGTCGCCTGGGACATCAACGAGGAGGCGAACGAGGCGACTGTGCAGATGATCCGGCAGGAAGGAGGGAAGGCGTTCGGCTTTGTGTGCGACTGTAGCAAGAGGGACGACATCTACAGGGTCGCGCAGAAG gtgaagAGCAGCGTGGGTCACGTGACCATCCTGATCAACAACGCTGGGATCGTGACGGGCCGGAAGTTTCTGGACTGCCCTGATGACCTCATCCAGAAAACCATGGACATCAACACCAACGCGCACTTCTGG ACCACGAAAGCATTTCTCCCTCACATGGTGGAACAGAACCACGGACACCTGGTCAGCATCGCGTCCGCAGCTGGGCTCGCTGGAACAGCCGGGCTGGCCGACTACTGCACCAGCAAGTTTGGCGCTGTCGGGTTCGCGGACTCTATCAGGGTaaggctttgtttgtttgtttatttgtttgtttattttgtctgCCGCTGGGTTAGCTGGAACAGCCGGGCTGGCTGA
- the LOC118404158 gene encoding epidermal retinol dehydrogenase 2-like translates to MGFILKDLIGVVLIFVVSLVARLLSVVRLIFPPAKKSVSGEIALITGAGSGLGRGMALSFARLGATVVAWDINEEANEATVQMIRQEGGKAFGFVCDCSKRDDIYRVAQQVKSSVGHVTILINNAGIVTGRKFLDCPDDLIQKTMDINTNAHFWTTKAFLPHMVEQKHGHLVSIASAAGFAGMSGLADYCTSKFGAVGFADSIRHEVKQHGIHVTCVCPTYINTGMFTGAELREVAILETDHVVQQIVDAVLRNQFWLILPRTVAILSGIQGMTPTFIADLAQNFINMHGSMDKFVGRQGNKKNN, encoded by the exons ATGGGGTTTATACTTAAAGATTTAATCGGCGTAGTTCTGATTTTTGTAGTGTCGCTAGTCGCCAGGTTACTGAGCGTAGTCCGGCTAATTTTCCCTCCCGCCAAGAAGTCCGTCTCGGGCGAGATCGCGCTGATCACCGGGGCGGGCAGCGGGCTCGGTCGCGGCATGGCGCTCAGCTTCGCCCGCCTGGGGGCCACCGTCGTCGCCTGGGATATCAACGAGGAGGCGAACGAGGCGACTGTGCAGATGATCCGGCAGGAAGGAGGGAAGGCGTTCGGCTTTGTGTGCGACTGTAGCAAGAGGGACGACATCTACAGGGTCGCGCAGCAG GTGAAGAGCAGTGTGGGTCACGTGACCATCCTGATCAACAACGCTGGGATCGTGACGGGCCGGAAGTTTCTGGACTGCCCTGATGACCTCATCCAGAAAACCATGGACATCAACACCAACGCGCACTTCTGG ACCACGAAGGCATTCCTCCCCCACATGGTGGAGCAGAAGCACGGACACCTTGTGAGCATCGCGTCTGCCGCTGGGTTCGCCGGGATGTCCGGTCTGGCTGACTACTGCACCAGCAAGTTTGGCGCTGTCGGATTCGCGGACTCTATCAGG CACGAGGTAAAGCAGCACGGCATCCACGTGACCTGTGTCTGCCCGACTTACATCAACACGGGGATGTTTACAGGGGCAGAACTCAG GGAGGTGGCGATCCTTGAGACTGATCACGTGGTGCAGCAGATTGTTGACGCGGTCCTGCGGAACCAGTTCTGGCTGATACTGCCCCGCACGGTCGCCATTCTCAGCGGGATCCAGGG TATGACGCCTACCTTCATCGCCGACCTCGCACAAAACTTCATCAACATGCACGGCTCAATGGACAAGTTCGTCGGTCGTCAGGGCAACAAGAAGAACAACTGA